One Roseomonas sp. OT10 DNA window includes the following coding sequences:
- a CDS encoding dihydrodipicolinate synthase family protein, translating into MPVLNLPTAEGGLAPFATSAPRDFPVARPPFPRVALAAAHVVADPLAEHDPWLDVAVDWDRTIAFRRYLWSLGLGVAEAMDTAQRGMGLDWAGAQQLIRRSLDAMRDVPGAVMASGAGTDHLAPGPDVTVDAVIRAYEEQCAAVEGMGGRIILMASRALAKAARGPEDYVRVYDRVLSQVREPVIIHWLGEMFDPALEGYWGHPDHMAAMEVALDVIAAHADKVDGVKISLLDKGKEIAMRQRLPAGVRMYTGDDFHYAELIAGDAQGHSDALLGIFDPIAPAVGGALAALSRNDLSTFHDILAPTVPLSRHIFRSPTRFYKTGVVFMAWLNGHQDHFVMVGGQQSARSIRHFAELFRLADQAGLLRDPELAASRMRQLLAVHGVS; encoded by the coding sequence ATGCCGGTGCTGAACCTGCCCACGGCGGAAGGCGGCCTCGCGCCCTTCGCCACCTCCGCCCCGCGCGACTTCCCCGTGGCGCGGCCGCCCTTTCCGCGCGTGGCGCTCGCGGCTGCGCATGTCGTCGCCGATCCGCTCGCCGAGCACGACCCCTGGCTGGACGTGGCGGTGGACTGGGACCGCACCATCGCCTTCCGCAGGTACCTCTGGTCGCTGGGCCTGGGCGTGGCGGAGGCGATGGACACCGCCCAGCGCGGCATGGGCCTCGACTGGGCGGGGGCGCAGCAGCTCATCCGCCGCTCGCTCGATGCCATGCGCGACGTGCCGGGCGCGGTGATGGCCTCCGGCGCCGGCACGGACCACCTCGCCCCCGGGCCCGACGTCACCGTGGACGCGGTGATCCGCGCCTATGAGGAGCAGTGCGCCGCCGTGGAGGGCATGGGCGGGCGCATCATCCTGATGGCCTCGCGCGCCCTGGCGAAGGCCGCGCGCGGGCCGGAGGATTATGTCCGCGTCTACGACCGCGTGCTGTCGCAGGTGCGGGAGCCGGTCATCATCCACTGGCTGGGCGAGATGTTCGACCCGGCGCTGGAAGGCTACTGGGGCCATCCTGACCACATGGCGGCGATGGAGGTCGCGCTCGACGTCATCGCCGCCCATGCGGACAAGGTGGACGGGGTGAAGATCTCCCTGCTCGACAAGGGCAAGGAGATCGCCATGCGCCAGCGGCTTCCCGCCGGCGTGCGCATGTACACGGGCGACGACTTCCACTACGCCGAGCTGATCGCGGGCGATGCCCAGGGCCATTCCGACGCGCTGCTGGGCATCTTCGACCCGATCGCCCCGGCGGTGGGCGGGGCGCTGGCCGCGCTGTCGCGCAACGACCTCTCGACCTTCCACGACATCCTGGCCCCGACCGTGCCGCTGTCGCGCCATATCTTCAGATCGCCCACCCGCTTCTACAAGACGGGCGTCGTGTTCATGGCCTGGCTGAACGGGCACCAGGATCATTTCGTCATGGTCGGCGGGCAGCAATCGGCACGCTCGATCCGGCACTTCGCCGAGCTGTTCCGCCTCGCCGACCAGGCCGGGCTGCTGCGCGACCCGGAGCTGGCGGCCAGCCGCATGCGCCAGCTCCTCGCCGTACACGGCGTGTCGTGA
- a CDS encoding sugar phosphate isomerase/epimerase family protein codes for MRTDPGPLSLNTVTVKERWGLAECIEGCARHGIPGISPWRDVLQAMGVEQAARRIRDAGLRVTGLCRGGLFTAADAAGRAAAIEDNRRAIAEAHAIGTRCLVMVCGGLPPGSKDLPGARAMVADGLAAILPEARAAGVTLALEPLHPMTCADRSVLSTLGQALDLCDALGEGTGVAVDVYHVWWDPDLARQMARAAGRIAGFHTCDWLVPTTDTVFDRGLPGDGVIDIPAIRAMAEAAGWPGGAEVEILSRRWWAQDPDEVLPLLKERHAAVC; via the coding sequence ATGAGGACCGATCCCGGGCCGCTCTCGCTCAACACCGTCACGGTGAAGGAGCGCTGGGGGCTGGCCGAATGCATCGAGGGCTGCGCCCGCCACGGCATTCCCGGCATCTCGCCCTGGCGCGACGTGTTGCAGGCCATGGGGGTCGAGCAGGCGGCGCGCCGCATCCGCGACGCCGGGCTGCGCGTCACCGGCCTGTGCCGCGGCGGCCTGTTCACCGCCGCCGATGCCGCCGGCCGCGCCGCCGCGATCGAGGACAACCGCCGCGCCATCGCGGAGGCGCATGCGATCGGCACGCGCTGCCTCGTCATGGTCTGCGGCGGGCTGCCGCCGGGCTCGAAGGACCTCCCCGGCGCGCGGGCGATGGTGGCCGACGGGCTGGCCGCGATCCTGCCGGAGGCGCGCGCGGCCGGCGTGACCCTGGCGCTGGAGCCGCTGCACCCGATGACCTGTGCCGACCGCTCCGTGCTCTCCACGCTCGGCCAGGCGCTGGACCTCTGCGACGCGCTGGGCGAGGGCACGGGGGTCGCGGTGGATGTCTACCACGTCTGGTGGGACCCCGACCTGGCACGGCAGATGGCGCGCGCCGCCGGGCGCATCGCCGGCTTCCACACCTGCGACTGGCTGGTGCCGACGACGGACACGGTGTTCGACCGCGGCCTGCCCGGCGATGGCGTCATCGACATCCCCGCCATCCGCGCCATGGCCGAGGCCGCCGGCTGGCCCGGCGGCGCGGAGGTGGAGATCCTGTCGCGCCGCTGGTGGGCGCAAGACCCGGACGAGGTGCTGCCGCTGCTGAAGGAACGCCATGCCGCTGTCTGCTGA
- a CDS encoding Bug family tripartite tricarboxylate transporter substrate binding protein: MTTRRRLFATGLLAMPLLATRATAQGGWAPAHPIRFVVPFPAGGATDVVARVMAERMQAKLGQPVVVENRTGSGGNIGMEAVVRAAPDGHTLLMGTMGTLTINQHLYTNMGFDPVRDLAPVSMAFGTDHLLIVNPSVPARTAQEFVALLKENPGKVSYGSAGSGSSTHMVAELFRLAAGVQPLHVPYRGSAPALNDTVAGNVQFMLDQLPSAIGMVQGGKVRALAVTGAKRSVLLPEVPTMAEIGLPGAEATSWGAVMAPAGTPPAAVERLSLVAREVLAEGNVQERLAAAGADAVSSTPAELSAVLARDVAKWGKVVREARITVN; encoded by the coding sequence ATGACGACGCGACGCCGCCTGTTCGCCACCGGCCTGCTGGCCATGCCGCTGCTCGCCACCCGGGCGACGGCCCAGGGGGGATGGGCGCCCGCCCATCCGATCCGCTTCGTGGTTCCCTTTCCCGCCGGCGGCGCCACGGATGTGGTGGCGCGGGTGATGGCGGAGCGCATGCAGGCGAAGCTGGGCCAGCCCGTGGTGGTGGAGAACCGCACCGGCTCGGGCGGCAACATCGGCATGGAGGCCGTGGTGCGCGCCGCCCCCGACGGGCACACGCTGCTGATGGGCACGATGGGCACGCTGACCATCAACCAGCACCTCTACACCAATATGGGCTTCGACCCGGTGCGCGACCTCGCGCCGGTCTCCATGGCCTTCGGCACGGACCACCTGCTGATCGTGAACCCCTCCGTGCCGGCGCGCACGGCGCAGGAATTCGTCGCGCTGCTGAAGGAGAATCCGGGGAAAGTCAGCTACGGCTCCGCCGGCTCCGGCTCCTCGACCCACATGGTGGCGGAGCTGTTCCGCCTCGCCGCCGGGGTGCAGCCGCTGCACGTGCCCTATCGCGGCAGCGCGCCGGCGCTGAACGACACCGTCGCGGGCAACGTGCAGTTCATGCTGGACCAGCTCCCCTCGGCCATCGGCATGGTGCAGGGCGGCAAGGTGCGGGCGCTGGCGGTGACGGGCGCGAAGCGCTCCGTCCTGCTGCCCGAGGTGCCGACCATGGCGGAGATCGGCCTGCCCGGCGCGGAGGCCACCTCCTGGGGTGCCGTCATGGCCCCTGCCGGCACGCCGCCCGCCGCCGTGGAGCGCCTCAGCCTGGTGGCGCGCGAGGTGCTGGCCGAGGGCAACGTGCAGGAGCGGCTGGCCGCGGCGGGTGCCGACGCGGTCTCCTCCACCCCCGCCGAGCTCTCCGCCGTGCTGGCGCGCGACGTGGCGAAGTGGGGCAAGGTGGTGCGCGAGGCGCGGATCACCGTGAACTGA
- a CDS encoding carbohydrate ABC transporter permease: MAGVGTPSLAGWAPAGAARPARRRWLHDYAGYLFLLPWLVGFLGLTLGPALVSLYLSFTSYDLLTEPRWIGAANYVRIATADAKFSASLGVTFTYVALTVPLKLAFALAVAMVLNKGIRGLTVYRAIFYLPSLLGGSVAIAVLWREIFSRNGLLNQILALVGIHGPAWIADPDTALYTLVVLGIWQFGSPMIIFLAGLRQIPQDLYEAASLDGASRARQFWRITLPLLTPVVFFNAVVQVIDAFKAFTPAYIISDGTGGPVNATLFYTLYLYQEAFGFFRMGYASALAWILVLIVAGFTALSFLSARFWVHYDE; encoded by the coding sequence ATGGCCGGCGTCGGCACGCCTAGCCTCGCCGGCTGGGCGCCGGCCGGCGCGGCCCGCCCGGCCCGGCGCCGGTGGCTGCACGATTATGCGGGCTACCTGTTCCTGCTGCCCTGGCTGGTCGGCTTCCTCGGGCTGACCCTGGGGCCGGCGCTGGTCTCGCTCTACCTCAGCTTCACCTCCTACGACCTGCTGACGGAGCCGCGCTGGATCGGGGCGGCGAACTATGTCCGCATCGCCACGGCGGATGCGAAGTTCAGCGCCTCGCTCGGCGTCACCTTCACCTATGTCGCCCTGACCGTGCCGCTGAAGCTTGCCTTCGCGCTGGCGGTCGCCATGGTGCTGAACAAGGGCATCCGCGGGCTGACCGTCTATCGCGCCATCTTCTACCTGCCCTCGCTGCTCGGCGGGTCGGTGGCGATCGCCGTGCTGTGGCGCGAGATCTTCTCGCGCAACGGGCTGCTGAACCAGATCCTCGCCCTCGTCGGCATCCACGGCCCGGCCTGGATCGCCGATCCCGACACGGCGCTCTACACGCTGGTGGTGCTGGGCATCTGGCAGTTCGGCAGCCCGATGATCATCTTCCTCGCCGGGCTGCGGCAGATCCCGCAGGACCTGTACGAGGCGGCAAGCCTCGACGGTGCCTCCCGCGCGCGGCAGTTCTGGCGCATCACCCTGCCGCTGCTGACCCCGGTGGTGTTCTTCAACGCCGTCGTGCAGGTGATCGACGCCTTCAAGGCCTTCACCCCCGCCTACATCATCTCCGATGGCACGGGCGGGCCGGTGAACGCCACGCTGTTCTACACGCTCTACCTGTACCAGGAGGCCTTCGGCTTCTTCCGCATGGGCTACGCCTCGGCGCTCGCCTGGATCCTGGTGCTGATCGTGGCGGGCTTCACTGCCCTCTCCTTCCTCTCCGCGCGCTTCTGGGTGCACTACGATGAGTGA
- a CDS encoding carbohydrate ABC transporter permease encodes MSDAAPHGAVDAEAAIGHAPSPLRAVLRHLALGAAAFVMLYPLLWMFASSFKQPDQIFGSISVIPPGLDPSAYIRGWNGLRVSFGVFFWNSAVIAVLSVIGNVVSCSLAAFAFARLRFPGRNILFALMLGTLMIPHHVTLIPQYLLFLNLDWVDTILPLVVPKFLAADAFFIFLMVQFFRGIPKELDEAAMMDGCSPWRIYWKVMLPLSLPVLATAAIFSFIWTWDDFFGPLIYLNDMASYTVQIGLRAFVDGGGESDWAGLFAMSVLGLIPVFLFFLFFQRLLIEGIATTGMKR; translated from the coding sequence ATGAGTGACGCCGCCCCCCATGGCGCGGTCGATGCCGAGGCGGCGATCGGCCATGCGCCCTCGCCGCTGCGCGCCGTGCTGCGCCACCTGGCGCTGGGCGCGGCCGCCTTCGTGATGCTCTACCCGCTGCTGTGGATGTTCGCCTCCTCCTTCAAGCAGCCGGATCAGATCTTCGGCAGCATCTCCGTCATCCCGCCCGGGCTCGACCCGTCTGCCTATATCCGCGGCTGGAACGGGCTGCGCGTCTCCTTCGGGGTGTTCTTCTGGAACTCCGCCGTCATCGCCGTGCTGTCGGTGATCGGCAACGTCGTCTCCTGCTCGCTGGCCGCCTTCGCCTTCGCGCGGCTGCGCTTCCCCGGACGGAACATCCTCTTCGCGCTGATGCTGGGGACGCTGATGATCCCCCACCATGTCACGCTGATCCCGCAATACCTGCTGTTCCTGAACCTGGACTGGGTGGACACCATCCTGCCCCTGGTGGTGCCGAAGTTCCTCGCCGCCGACGCCTTCTTCATCTTCCTGATGGTGCAGTTCTTCCGCGGCATCCCGAAGGAGCTGGACGAGGCGGCGATGATGGACGGCTGCTCGCCCTGGCGGATCTACTGGAAGGTGATGCTGCCGCTCTCCCTGCCGGTGCTGGCGACGGCGGCGATCTTCTCCTTCATCTGGACCTGGGACGACTTCTTCGGCCCGCTGATCTACCTGAACGACATGGCCTCCTACACCGTGCAGATCGGCCTGCGCGCCTTCGTGGACGGCGGCGGCGAGAGCGACTGGGCGGGGCTCTTCGCCATGTCCGTGCTGGGGCTGATCCCCGTCTTCCTGTTCTTCCTGTTCTTCCAGCGGCTGCTCATCGAGGGCATCGCGACCACGGGGATGAAGCGATGA
- a CDS encoding ABC transporter ATP-binding protein, with the protein MSALSLENVTKRFGDLAVIRGVDLHVADGEFVVFVGPSGCGKSTLLRMIAGLEPITGGRLRIDGQVMNDVPAAARGIAMVFQSYALYPHMNVYKNMAFALETAGMPKAEIETRVRRAAGILQLDHLLQRKPKQLSGGQRQRVAIGRAIVREPGIFLFDEPLSNLDAELRVQMRVEIAKLHRDLGSTMIYVTHDQVEAMTLADKIVVLRAGQVEQIGTQLELYNRPANQFVAGFIGSPKMNFLRATAGQGGLELGGRALPLPAPAGEVTLGVRPEHISTDPLGLRLGEARVQLVEQLGAASFVYGTMPDGQPITVQLEGQRHIGIGDSLPLHCDPALCHVFLPDGGNAARP; encoded by the coding sequence ATGAGCGCGCTGAGCCTGGAGAACGTCACCAAGCGCTTCGGCGACTTGGCGGTGATCCGGGGCGTGGACCTGCACGTCGCGGACGGGGAGTTCGTGGTCTTCGTCGGCCCCTCCGGCTGCGGCAAGTCCACCCTGCTGCGCATGATCGCGGGGCTGGAGCCGATCACCGGCGGCCGGCTGCGGATCGACGGGCAGGTGATGAACGACGTGCCTGCCGCGGCGCGCGGCATCGCCATGGTCTTCCAGTCCTACGCCCTGTACCCGCACATGAACGTCTACAAGAACATGGCCTTCGCGCTGGAGACGGCGGGAATGCCCAAGGCGGAGATCGAGACCCGCGTCCGCCGCGCCGCCGGCATCCTCCAGCTCGACCACCTGCTCCAGCGCAAGCCGAAGCAGCTCTCGGGCGGGCAGCGCCAGCGCGTGGCGATCGGCCGCGCCATCGTGCGCGAGCCGGGGATCTTCCTGTTCGACGAGCCGCTGTCCAACCTGGACGCGGAGCTGCGCGTGCAGATGCGGGTGGAGATCGCCAAGCTGCACCGCGACCTCGGCTCCACCATGATCTACGTCACCCACGACCAGGTCGAGGCGATGACGCTGGCCGACAAGATCGTCGTCCTGCGCGCCGGCCAGGTGGAGCAGATCGGCACGCAGCTGGAGCTGTACAATCGCCCCGCCAACCAGTTCGTCGCGGGCTTCATCGGCAGCCCCAAGATGAACTTCCTCCGCGCCACCGCCGGCCAGGGCGGGCTGGAGCTGGGCGGCCGCGCCCTGCCGCTGCCCGCCCCGGCCGGGGAAGTGACCCTCGGCGTCCGCCCGGAACACATCAGCACCGACCCACTCGGCCTGCGCCTGGGCGAGGCGCGCGTGCAACTGGTCGAACAGCTCGGCGCCGCCTCCTTCGTCTACGGCACCATGCCCGACGGCCAGCCGATCACCGTCCAGCTCGAAGGCCAGCGCCACATCGGCATCGGCGACAGCCTGCCGCTGCACTGCGATCCCGCGCTGTGCCACGTCTTCCTGCCGGATGGGGGAAACGCGGCGCGCCCGTGA
- a CDS encoding Gfo/Idh/MocA family protein, translating to MLQEVSPRNRMALVGTGHRGTGMWGKELLGRFGDQLDLVGLCDLNELRAHRSQRAIGTNAPVFTDFDAMLREVRPGTVMVCTRDDTHDELIVRALEAGADVITEKPMCTTAAKARSILEAEARTGRRVNVAFNYRYAPFAAKIKELLLSGVIGEVVSVDFHWYLNTKHGADYFRRWHAYEANSGSLFVHKATHHFDLLNWYIAAEPVEVFARGALRHYGPNGPFRGERCRTCPHAGECDFFLDISADPWLEMLYEDPSREDGYVRDACVFREDIDIYDTMSASLSYANGVQVSYSLNACMPIEGHHLAFNGRRGRIEIRHRETQPFPIPEFDEILVMPNFGEAQRLRIPREHGGHFGGDRRLQAMLLDPTLPDPLHQRAGARAGALSVLCGVAAVESVKTGRAVPVAAQLGG from the coding sequence ATGCTTCAGGAGGTCAGCCCGCGGAACCGGATGGCCCTGGTCGGCACCGGGCACCGCGGCACGGGGATGTGGGGGAAGGAGTTGCTGGGCCGCTTCGGCGACCAGCTCGACCTGGTCGGGCTGTGCGACCTGAACGAGCTGCGGGCGCACCGCTCGCAGCGCGCGATCGGCACCAACGCGCCTGTCTTCACCGATTTCGACGCGATGCTGCGCGAGGTCCGGCCGGGCACCGTCATGGTCTGCACCCGCGACGACACGCATGACGAGCTGATCGTGCGCGCGCTGGAGGCGGGAGCGGACGTCATCACCGAGAAGCCGATGTGCACCACCGCCGCCAAGGCGCGCAGCATCCTGGAGGCGGAGGCGCGGACGGGCCGACGGGTGAACGTCGCCTTCAACTACCGTTACGCGCCCTTCGCCGCGAAGATCAAGGAGCTGCTGCTCTCCGGCGTGATCGGGGAGGTGGTGTCGGTGGACTTCCACTGGTACCTGAACACGAAGCACGGCGCCGACTACTTCCGCCGCTGGCACGCCTACGAGGCGAATTCCGGCAGCCTCTTCGTCCACAAGGCGACGCACCATTTCGACCTGCTGAACTGGTACATCGCCGCCGAGCCGGTGGAGGTCTTCGCGCGCGGCGCGCTGCGCCACTACGGCCCGAACGGCCCCTTCCGCGGCGAGCGCTGCCGCACCTGCCCGCATGCCGGGGAATGCGACTTCTTCCTCGACATCTCAGCCGATCCCTGGCTGGAGATGCTGTACGAGGACCCGTCGCGCGAGGACGGCTATGTCCGCGACGCCTGCGTCTTCCGCGAGGACATCGACATCTACGACACGATGAGCGCCTCGCTCAGCTACGCCAACGGCGTGCAGGTCAGCTACTCCCTCAACGCCTGCATGCCGATCGAGGGCCACCACCTGGCCTTCAACGGCCGCAGAGGCCGCATCGAGATCCGCCACCGCGAGACCCAGCCCTTCCCCATCCCCGAGTTCGACGAGATCCTGGTGATGCCGAACTTCGGCGAGGCCCAGCGCCTGCGCATCCCCCGCGAGCATGGCGGCCATTTCGGCGGCGACCGGCGCCTCCAGGCCATGCTGCTGGACCCCACCCTGCCCGACCCGCTGCACCAGCGCGCCGGCGCGCGGGCGGGGGCGCTGTCGGTGCTCTGCGGGGTCGCCGCGGTGGAAAGCGTGAAGACGGGACGTGCGGTGCCGGTGGCCGCGCAGCTCGGCGGGTAG
- a CDS encoding ABC transporter substrate-binding protein has product MSTRRQMLSAGLGLGLGAPFLLPEAARAQAAVRLRTFWWGSRERSDRTMKANALFTARYPHVTVDGESVGWGDYWTKLATQTVGRNAPDMFQMDYRYLFEYARRNALLELDRFIPATLDIGGWDKAGLDVGRANGKLYGVNLGNNASTTIYNRTLLTELGIAEPSPETTWEQLVAKGEEITRKVNRPDFYGLADGTDREPMFEYFLRQKGRPLYTAEEKLGFGVAEAEEWLTFWSDARKRKACVPADIQALDKDTIETNPLSLGRAAIAYPHSNQLVGYQQINRNKLAITTLPNGGPGAKPGHYLKPSQFFSIYARTPRAEEAVKLLNFFVTDPEAAKALGVERGVLVDPRQRAALDGSLDELGKMQVAYIDLVTPLAGPIPPPPPKGAGEIAFLLRRIGEQVGFGRQTPRVAAQQFVSEANDILSRG; this is encoded by the coding sequence ATGTCCACGAGAAGGCAGATGCTGTCCGCCGGCCTCGGGCTCGGCCTTGGCGCACCGTTCCTGCTTCCCGAAGCCGCGCGCGCCCAGGCGGCGGTGCGCCTGCGGACCTTCTGGTGGGGATCGCGGGAGCGGTCCGACCGCACCATGAAGGCGAACGCCCTCTTCACCGCGCGCTACCCGCACGTGACGGTGGACGGGGAAAGCGTCGGCTGGGGCGACTACTGGACGAAGCTCGCGACGCAGACCGTGGGCCGCAACGCGCCCGACATGTTCCAGATGGACTATCGCTACCTGTTCGAATACGCGCGCCGCAACGCGCTGCTGGAGCTGGACCGCTTCATCCCCGCGACGCTGGACATCGGCGGCTGGGACAAGGCGGGGCTCGACGTGGGCCGGGCCAACGGCAAGCTCTATGGCGTCAACCTGGGCAACAATGCCAGCACGACGATCTACAACCGCACCCTGCTGACCGAGCTGGGCATCGCCGAGCCGAGCCCGGAGACCACCTGGGAGCAGCTGGTGGCGAAGGGCGAGGAGATCACCCGCAAGGTGAACCGCCCCGACTTCTACGGCCTGGCCGACGGCACCGACCGCGAGCCGATGTTCGAGTACTTCCTGCGCCAGAAGGGCAGGCCGCTCTACACGGCGGAGGAGAAGCTGGGCTTCGGCGTGGCGGAGGCCGAGGAGTGGCTGACCTTCTGGTCCGACGCGCGCAAGCGCAAGGCCTGCGTCCCCGCCGACATCCAGGCGCTGGACAAGGACACGATCGAGACCAACCCGCTCTCGCTCGGCCGCGCGGCCATCGCCTACCCGCATTCCAACCAGCTCGTCGGCTACCAGCAGATCAACCGCAACAAGCTGGCCATCACCACCCTGCCGAACGGGGGGCCGGGCGCGAAGCCGGGCCACTACCTGAAGCCGTCGCAGTTCTTCAGCATCTATGCGCGCACGCCCCGGGCGGAGGAGGCGGTGAAGCTGCTGAACTTCTTCGTCACCGATCCGGAGGCCGCCAAGGCGCTGGGCGTGGAGCGCGGCGTGCTGGTCGATCCGCGGCAGCGCGCGGCGCTGGACGGCAGCCTGGACGAGCTGGGCAAGATGCAGGTCGCCTATATCGACCTCGTCACCCCCCTGGCCGGGCCGATCCCGCCACCGCCGCCGAAGGGCGCGGGCGAGATCGCCTTCCTGCTGCGCCGCATCGGCGAGCAGGTGGGCTTCGGCCGCCAGACCCCGCGCGTGGCGGCGCAGCAGTTCGTCTCCGAGGCCAACGACATCCTCAGCCGTGGCTGA
- a CDS encoding Gfo/Idh/MocA family protein, with product MADAVPAFRFAVIAPNHDHINGQVRAMRDAGGAPVGFFAAEDDVAATFAAHHPDIPRVEDERRLLEDPSVALIVSAGIPGDRAALGLRAMRHGKDYLSDKPGMVSLDELAEVRRVQAETGRIYSILYSEHFEQRATVQAGELVRAGAIGQVVNTVGLGPHRLRKPSRPGWFFERARYGGILCDIASHQCEQFLFFADTTEAEVLSATIGNHANADRPGLQDFGDFHLRGGGATGYVRVDWYTPDGLPVWGDGRLTILGTEGYIELRKYVDIAGRPGGDHLFLVDRQGMRHIDCSGVELPFGRQFAADLRDRTETAMPQARCFKAMELALTAQRMAEAMTEGQRA from the coding sequence GTGGCTGACGCCGTGCCCGCCTTCCGCTTCGCGGTCATCGCGCCGAACCACGACCACATCAACGGCCAGGTCCGCGCGATGCGCGACGCGGGCGGCGCGCCGGTGGGCTTCTTCGCGGCGGAGGACGACGTCGCCGCGACCTTCGCCGCCCACCACCCGGACATCCCCCGGGTGGAGGACGAGCGCCGGCTGCTGGAGGACCCCTCCGTCGCGCTGATCGTCAGCGCCGGCATCCCGGGCGACCGGGCGGCGCTGGGGCTGCGCGCGATGCGGCACGGCAAGGACTACCTCTCCGACAAGCCGGGCATGGTCTCGCTCGACGAGCTGGCCGAGGTGCGGCGGGTGCAGGCGGAGACGGGGCGGATCTATTCCATCCTCTACTCCGAGCATTTCGAGCAGCGCGCCACGGTGCAGGCGGGCGAGCTGGTCCGCGCCGGCGCCATCGGGCAGGTGGTCAACACCGTCGGCCTCGGCCCGCACCGCCTGCGCAAGCCCAGCCGGCCGGGCTGGTTCTTCGAGCGGGCGCGCTATGGCGGCATCCTATGCGACATCGCCAGCCACCAGTGCGAGCAGTTCCTGTTCTTCGCCGACACGACGGAAGCGGAGGTGCTCTCTGCCACGATCGGCAACCATGCCAATGCGGACCGGCCGGGGCTGCAGGATTTCGGCGACTTCCACCTGCGCGGCGGCGGCGCCACCGGTTATGTCCGGGTGGACTGGTACACGCCGGACGGGCTGCCGGTCTGGGGCGACGGGCGGCTGACCATCCTCGGCACCGAGGGGTACATCGAGCTGCGGAAATACGTGGACATCGCCGGGCGGCCGGGCGGCGACCACCTGTTCCTGGTGGACCGGCAGGGCATGCGGCACATCGACTGCTCGGGGGTGGAGCTGCCTTTCGGCCGGCAGTTCGCCGCCGACCTGCGCGACCGCACAGAGACGGCGATGCCGCAGGCGCGCTGTTTCAAGGCGATGGAGCTGGCGCTGACGGCCCAAAGGATGGCCGAGGCGATGACGGAAGGGCAGCGCGCGTGA
- a CDS encoding Gfo/Idh/MocA family protein, giving the protein MTRHRVAVVGCGIGRNHMLEGYLPHRDRFEVVAVCDLNPERLRPFATEFGIPRAVTDFAEVLRMPDVAVVDICTPPAVHKPMMLAALEAGKQVICEKPLVGSLRDADEVIAAEARARGRVMPIFQYRWGDGVARAKAIIDAGIAGKPHLGTVETAWLRGADYYAVPWRGKWETELGGTLVTHAIHPHDLLCELMGEVGSVFAETATRVNDIQVEDCAVASLVMRSGALVALSATIGSQVQITRLRLCFENVTFESTLSPYRPGDGPWTITAAGPAVQARIDALLEGWEEVPPRFEGQMRAYAEALDSGGPLPVTLADARRSLELLTALYHSAATGSRVTLPIGPEHPRYGGWQPR; this is encoded by the coding sequence GTGACGCGGCACAGGGTGGCCGTGGTGGGCTGCGGCATCGGCCGCAACCACATGCTGGAAGGCTACCTGCCGCACCGCGACCGCTTCGAGGTGGTGGCGGTCTGCGACCTGAACCCGGAGCGGCTGCGCCCCTTCGCCACCGAGTTCGGCATCCCGCGCGCGGTGACCGACTTCGCCGAGGTGCTGCGGATGCCCGACGTGGCGGTGGTGGACATCTGCACCCCGCCCGCCGTGCACAAGCCGATGATGCTGGCGGCGCTGGAGGCGGGCAAGCAGGTGATCTGCGAGAAGCCGCTGGTCGGCAGCCTGCGCGACGCGGACGAGGTGATCGCGGCCGAGGCCCGCGCCCGCGGCCGGGTGATGCCGATCTTCCAGTACCGCTGGGGCGACGGCGTGGCGCGGGCGAAGGCGATCATCGATGCGGGGATCGCGGGGAAGCCCCATCTCGGCACGGTGGAGACCGCTTGGCTGCGCGGCGCCGACTACTACGCCGTGCCCTGGCGCGGGAAGTGGGAGACGGAGCTGGGCGGCACGCTGGTCACCCATGCCATCCACCCGCACGACCTGCTCTGCGAGCTGATGGGCGAGGTCGGCAGCGTCTTTGCCGAGACGGCGACGCGGGTGAACGACATCCAGGTGGAGGACTGCGCCGTCGCCTCGCTGGTGATGCGCTCGGGCGCGCTGGTCGCGCTCTCCGCCACCATCGGCTCGCAGGTGCAGATCACCCGGCTGCGGCTGTGCTTCGAGAACGTCACCTTCGAGAGCACCCTCTCCCCCTACCGTCCCGGCGACGGCCCCTGGACGATCACCGCGGCGGGCCCGGCGGTGCAGGCGCGGATCGACGCGCTGCTGGAGGGCTGGGAGGAGGTACCGCCGCGCTTCGAGGGGCAGATGCGCGCCTATGCCGAGGCGCTGGACAGCGGCGGCCCGCTGCCCGTCACCCTGGCCGATGCGCGGCGCTCGCTGGAGCTGCTGACGGCGCTGTACCACTCCGCCGCCACCGGCAGCCGGGTGACGCTGCCGATCGGGCCGGAGCACCCGCGCTACGGCGGCTGGCAGCCGCGATAG